A segment of the Symmachiella macrocystis genome:
CACAACAGCTTGAACGCTGCCTTGCTTCATAACCCAACCGGCCATGGAATCGCAGATTAAAGTTGCAGGAATGTTCCGCTGCATCAATTCCCATTGAGTCAACCGCGCGCCCTGCAACAAAGGGCGGGTCTCGTCGACATAGACTTCGATGTTTTTGCCGGCCGCAGCTGCAGCAAAGAAAACCGAGAGGGCCGTTCCATCCCCGGCGGTCGCCAACCCTCCTGCGTTGCAATGCGTTAGTACCGCGTCACCATCGCTGAGCAACTCCGCACCGACGCGCCCGATAGCGGCGCACATGGCGCGGTCTTCATCATCGATCCGCCGCGCTTCGTCCAGCAATAGCGCCGTCAATTCCGACGGAGACGCCTCTGGATGTCCCTCGACGAACTGCCGCATGCGGTCGAGCGCCCAAAACAAATTTACCGCCGTCGGCCGGCTGCCGGCGAGGTATGTGGCCGTTTGATCGAGCGCCTTGTCGAATTCAGCACGCGAACCGGACGCTGCACTGCGCACGCCCAGCACCACGCCGTAGGCTGCTGCCACGCCGATCGCCGGGGCGCCGCGGACGCGCAGTGCGCGGATCGCTTCCCAAACCTGCTCGACGGAGTCGCAATCGATTTCGCGCAACTCCATCGGCAGTAATGTTTGATCAATCATCCGCAGACAACCGGTCGTCTCCCCTTGCCAGGAAAGCGTGCGCGGGATGTCAGTGGGGTTCGTCGTTGCCATGTCTCGCGTCACTTCTTCATCGGAGAAAAATCAGTCGGCGTCATGTACACGCTCTCGACCTTTTTGACGAGTTTGCCATCGGCGATCGATTCGGCGTATGCCTCTTTCCATTGCGGATCGCTGATGAAACCCTTCCAGGATGCCTTGGCCGCTTCGGGACTGGCGTGGGAGACGACGTAGATCAGCGTATTGTCGGCCAGTTTTTCATCACTTGGCGTCCAGTAGGCGACATTTTTCATGCCGTGCTTTTCGAAGAGTTTCATTGTGTGGTCACGAAAACGCGCGTGCAGTGCGGCCAGCTTTCCCGGGTTGGTGGTATAGGTCCGCAATTCAAAAATACGACTCTCAGCCGGTTCGTCGGCGTGGCTGTTATTGTTCGTGGTGAATCGTGTAGTGGCGAGCAGAGCCGCAAGAATCGCAAAGCCGCAGGCGGCCAATCGGTACGTGGATTTCATGGAGTGCCTTTCCAAGGAGGGTGGGTTGGTCCCCCGGCGAATCCGAGGGCTGATGGAGATAATCGGGAGGGCGCTGTCCCTGTCCCCGCGAAGAGTATCCGAGGGACAGTGAACATTACCACAACGTATATCCGCCGTCGATGACCAAGGTCGCCCCAGTCATATAGCGCGAAGCGTCGGAGGCGAGATAGACCGCCAACGGTCCCAGGTCTTCCGGTTCGCCAAATTTCCCCGCAGGAATCGCAGCCTCGAAGGACTCGATGACCGAGGGATTGTCCTTGGCCCAGCGCTGGTTGGGTTCGGTCATAAATCCGCCGGGACAGATCGCATTGACCGTCACGCCTTGTGGCGCCCAATCGGCAGCTGTCGCCCGCGTGAAGGCGATCACCGCCGCCTTGGATGCTTCGTAGCTGCGGCCACCGATGTTACGGCTGGCGATCATGCCCGATATAGACGCGTTGTTAATCACCCGTCCACCGCCGGGCAATTGGAGCATCGCCCCGCCGATGATTTTTGTGCAGAGGAACGTGCTGGTGAGATTCAAATCGAGAATCGTCTGCCAATCGTCCAACGGCAATTCCTCGGTCGGGACATTAATCCGCCGCCCGCCCACATTGTTGATCAGAATCTCAAACGGTCCATATTCGGCAAGAGCGTCGCGGCAAATTTGTTCCGCCTGTGCCGGTTGCCCAATATCCCCAATGATGGTATGCGCGTTGCGTCCGAATCCGCGAATATCCTCAGCTGTTTGTTCTAAACTCTCCGCATCGCGGCCGACGAGCACGACATCGGCGCCCGCTTCGGCAATGGCCAGCGCCATTTCCCGCCCCAATCCGCGACTCCCGCCGGTGATGAAGAGCTTCCGTCCATCTAACCGCAATCGATCCCAAATGCTCATCGCTGGTCTCCGTATTTTTACTTAGCCACTGGAGTGACTATGCAAAAGGAGACGGCGAATTGCAATCCACCGCAGCGGTGTTTACTCCTCGGCGGTGCCGGGAGCCGGAGGATCGGTCGATTTCACGAAGAAGTGCAAAGCCATGCTCGACGGCTTAAGGCATTCTTGGAGTGACCATTCCGGAGGGACAGCAAATTCGGCCCTGCCCCCGGTGCGGATGACCAGCAGCGCATCGTCGGCCGTGACATCGGCGCGCGCTAAGCGCGTGAGCGCCTTGTAAGGCTCGGAGGTTTCATCGGCCCTTTCCATGAATCGGTAAGGGGGATCGAAGAAGACGATATCGTACGGGCTCCAATCGTCCAGTCCTTTGGGTTTGAAGGAGGACCGTAATGCATTGGTACGCCAACAGAGCGTCTCTTCTTCAGCGTTGAGCGACTCAACGTTCTGCTTGAGCAATTCCCATGCACGATGGTCCTGCTCAATAAAGACTGCTAGCCGCCCGCCGCGGCTGAGAGCTTCCAAGCCAAAACTGCCCGTGCCTGCGAAAATATCGGCGACCGCCGCGCCTTGAAGCTTTTCTTCAAGACGATCGAACAAGGCCACTTTGACTCGATCGATGATGGGGCGTGTGGTTTGACCGGGATTAGCGAGCAATTTACGACGACGGTACTTTCCGGAAATAATGCGCATCAATGGTGAATTTCGAGGTCTCGTCGCTTGTTCGTTATTGAATGAACCGCCGAAAAAGCGGGTGACTTTTTTTCGTTTCCGGTTTTACTTCTTTTTCGTTTCAAAGTGCCGGCGAATGATGTCTTGTGCCTCTTCGGCAATCGACTTGGCTTCCGGCTCGGCCGGGGGCAGTTCAGCAGTAGCTGCATGCTCGCGGTTTGCTTCGACAGTTTGTATTTCAGTCGTTTCGGAGTCGGCGGCACTGGCGTTGGTGTCCCCTTCGGCCAGCCAGGTCGCAATACTATCGTCGTCAGCCGACCCGGGCGGTGCAGCCAATTGGGGGATTTCCATGGTGAACTTCACGGGGCCGACTTTCAGCAGGTCCCCGGGCCGCATCATGTGGTCCCCTTCAATCTTCATGCCGTTGATGATCACACCATTTTGACTACCGGAATCCTTAATAAGAATCCCTTCATTGGTAGCCAGCAGCGAACAGTGAACCCGACTGACGTCCCCAGATGTTAAACGGACGTAACATTTGTCGTCGCGGCCGACAGTCACTTCCCGGTTGGGAAGCGGAATCTTAGTGCCTTGGTGTTTACCGTTTTGAACGATCAACGTCGCCATGACCAACCGCCTCGAATGGATAGGAATAATACTCAAATCAACGGCATAAAAAACGCAAAAAGCAGAGAGGAATAATGCCGCCAATAATAATTGCCAAAACTCAGCAGTCACCGCTTGCTCTGCGCGGTCGAACCTGAAACTGACACTCGGTCGACGTCAGTCATGAACTTCTCAACAGTAAGGGAAACCCGTGTAAACCGGTAAGGACATGATCGGCTAATCGTGGATTGGAACCATCGTGGGTTCCCCGCACTCAGGACAGGTCAACGATTTGCCGCGGTGAACCGGACTGACGCGAAACCGCTTTCCACAGGAACAAGAAAAGCGTACGCGCCGGTCTTCGCGCGGGCGGTCTGAGTGGACCTCCCACCACGCGTTTTCGGCGATTTCTCGGATCTTCGACAAGAGGACTTCGGGCTGTACCGGCTTAACGAGATAACCATCGGCGCCGACTCGGGAAGCAAGCTTCTTCGCTTGATCCAGTTCGATCTCAGAGACGACCAAGACAGGTACCGTTTTATCCGTTTGTTTGAAGCGTTCGCAAATCTCGAATCCAGTGTCGCCCTTTAAAATCAACTCGGTGATTACAAAGTCGGGCTTGCGCATGACAAAGATCGATTGCGCTTGGCCGCCGTCTTTGGCTGTCAATACTGTGAATTTTTGGCTTTCAAGCAGCGTCTTCATGGACTGCGCCGTCTCGGCGTCCGCTTCGATAAGCAGAATCCGATTGACGACGACGTCGGTGAGGGCGCGGCCAGAGAAATCTTCTGCGACCATGGACTTTTCACTCTCACGATCTGAAATCGATAAAATGCTCAGCTAAGAAATTATGACAAATTATCTAAGTAGTATCACCCAAAAGAATGACCAGAATGGATGCTTCCGCAATTGATATAACGTTAGCCATAACCGAAAATGGCCTCGCATGCAAATAAATTCCTATAACTTGGCAAGCCAGGAGACAGACAAGAGATCGAAAACCGGAGCGTGGATTGGCCAAAACAGGAGACTGAACGGACAAGATCACCCACGTGCCGAGAAATCCAACTGCCTGTTTGCACACCCCCACAGCTGGCCTCGACGACATTTCGAGCAAGATCGCACGCAGCATCGTATTTGTCTCAACGTTTGCGTCCTGCATAAATTTTAACGGTTCTCTTTTCAAAGAGGGATGCCAATTTTTCGCCGATTTGACATTTCGCATTCTGATGGCTCGGTTCCGCCTACCTAGGAAAATGCACCATAGCATTTTGCAACATGCGGCTATCCCACTCTTCGCTCTACCGGCCAATACCTTAGCAAAATAGCCTCGGCGTCACGAAAGTCATGAATTCGCAATTCGGGGGATGATAGAACACCAGAAGTCGGCAAAAAGTTTCGTTTTTGTTAGAAAGTCAGGCAGAAAAGAAGTTCGCCTCCCCTTTAACCACAAGATGTTTGACAGAAAGGACTTATGAGACACCTCCCTTTTTAACAATAAGCAAGCTAAGGATTTGCCCTCTGTCGCCTGCGTCAAGGTCTAGGGTCGCCCCTTGACCTATTTTTGCTTGACGCTTAGAATAAATTGAGATGATTGGTTGGTAGCGGGACACTGAAGTTCCGGTCAACCCATACGCTTGCATGAAGCCGAGCCGTCATCGTAGTGTCGGTCTGGTTCCTTCTTCACAGGGAGCAGGCTTCGCAGTACTGGGAGAGTAGCGTCCAATGTTAGTTCTTTCACGTAAAAAGAACGAAAGCATTGTAATTGACGACAACATCGTCATCACGGTGGTGGAAGTTCGTGGGGATAAAGTGCGTTTGGGAATCCAAGCGCCCAAGGAAATCCCCGTACACCGCAGTGAAGTTTACGAAGCAATCCACAATCATGAACAGAAGACCGGTCACTCCGGGGTTTCCCCCGCTGAGACTTAGAATTCTGTCGGATCAAATGATTGCATTGTTGGTCTTTACTATGTCTTTTACTCACTAATCGTTTGCTACACCGTGATTTCGACGGTGACGTGACTTACGTGATCGATCCAAAACTCGCGTTCCCATAATTCTTTAGGTGTATCTCCACGCATCTGACCTATCGTTCTCACCACGATCGAACTGCACCCTCACTCTTCCTACGGGAAAATAGGCCAAATGCAGATCGCTGCAAACGAGACACGGCACCGGGAAATCTGGATTCCCACCGCGTGCATCCGTGAGTTTCAGTGAATTCGACTCTTTTGTTTGAAGCACAGCAACCGAATGAGCCGAAGCTCTCTAACACGATATCGAATCCGCGAAAACAAAACATCGTTTTTCCCGCTTTTATGAGGCGGCCATCGTCTTGACAATCGGTGAAGCGGTTCTGTATTGTATGACGCATCAGGCACAAGGCCCCATCGTCTAATCCGGTTAGGACACCGGGTTTTCATCCCGGCAATAGGGGTTCAAATCCCCTTGGGGTCACTTTCTCGAAATCGTTTAGCTTTCGAGTGACAATGCCTATAGCGACGGCAGTTGGCTAATGACGCCAACCGCCGTCGCTTTTTTTGTGCATGTTTCTTGACTCGAGGAAACGGCACAACATCTCCTGTCGGCCAATTGTCGAATTGCGTCGATTTCCCACGCTCGATTGCCGATTTGAGGCAATCCCACCGCTTTTATGAGTACTGGGGGGGCCCGCGGAATCCTGCAACTCCTTGCCAGCCAACACACAACTCAAGGCCAGCATAGGGGTTTTCCCTGAACAGTTCGCTTTTTGCAACACTCTGTAAGCTAAAATAGATATGCATAGGTGCAAACAGACCTTCATAGACATGAGGTACACAAGCCAACCGCAGAGCGTCCCCTTAAGCGGCATCGGGCAATGGGAGGGACAATGGATAAAGTAATTGGATTATTGGCAAGCCACAGGACCGCCGCTGCTGAAGAGGTCGTGCGACACATCGAACAATACTTCAAGAGAAATGATTTTGAAGTCATTACCGACGAGGTGGTTGAATACCTGTCGATTCAACCAGTCACTTTGCTGATGGAAGGCCAAGTGATCTTCTCAACTGGTTTTCCCAAGTCCGCCTCTTGGAAAGCCCGGCTAACGCTGGACAATGATAAATTGCGTTTCGCGCGACTCTCCATCTCTGATGGAGAGCAATTCGACTCCCTGTCCGAATGACCCCCGTTCATTGAGACAATTCGACGGTCATCCACAAGCTGGGGTCGTGCGCGATCGGAAAATCGGGGCCAACGCTGGGATATTGCTGACCAAGTTCGCTATCCCGCAACAGGTAGTAAAACCCCAACTGCCGCGTCGACTCCGGGTCAAACCCATGCAGCGCTGTTGCGGGAATCCAAACCTCAAGTTGATACCCGTCGGCGGGAATGCTGGATCGCACTTGAATGTCATTGATATGAGTTTGCGGCGCATCTTCTCGGGCACGGGCAATTGCTAACTGCGAGGCCGACGGCTGATCGCTTTTGGGGCCGTCTCCAGCGGGTAGAAACGCAAAGTGGTGGCAGAAGCGACTGGCTCGGTGGATGTTCTGCGTATTGCGCGTATCAATCCAGACTTGTAGCCCATCCGTCTCGATCGGAATCGCAGCGCGACAGACCGTGGGGCGACTCTTGCCGCTCACTTTAACTGTGATGCCAATCCCCTGCTCGTTCCAAGCAAGTCGAATATCGCCGAATTTGGCTGCCGAATCCAAATCGCTGAAATCAGGCAACGCATGGGCTGCCGACAATTTCAGCAAGGCCTTTCCCCGCAGCGGTAATTTCGCGGAGTACTTCGCCGGGAGGGAGTACCGAAACAAAAAGCGATGCGGAAGGAGTTGGTTCATGGTGAATTACGGTCTCTGGCCCGGCCGAGGAATTATCGTTGGCTTCTATGTTAGTGAATTTCAGCCGCAGCGCATACAATCGGTAGGACGAATACCGACCAGCCTCCCCTGCAGCAAGCCCCTTTGATTATGCCCGCGAATCCCCCGTTGAACAATGCGATCCAGGTTCGCGGTGCGCGGGTCCACAATCTGCAAAACGTTGATGTCGATATTCCCCACGAGAAATTGGTGGTCTTCACCGGTGTCAGCGGCAGCGGTAAAAGTTCACTCGTGTTCGACACCCTATTCGCCGAGGGACGACGACGGTATCTGGAAAGCTTGTCGACCTACAGCCGGCAATTTTTGAATCAGCTTGAGCGGCCCGATGTGGATCTACTGGAGGGTTTGCCGCCGACATTGAGCGTCGAACAGAGTGCCGGCTCGGTCCAACCCCGCAGCACCGTGGGGACCACGACAGAAATCTATGACTATCTGCGACTGCTGTACGCGCGTGCGGGGCGCGCGCACTGTTACCAATGCGGTAAACCGGTCGAGCAACAATCCCCCCAGGCGATTGTCGATGCCATCCTAAGTTTCGATGACCGGACCAAAGTCATGTTACTCGCGCCGCTCGTCAAAGGCCGCAAAGGCGCGCACAAAAAGGTCTTTGAGCAGATATTCCGCGAAGGATTCGTCCGCGCCCGCGTCGATGGGGAGTTGGTCGATGTGGCGGACCCACCCGATTTGCAGAAAACCCGTACTCACAATATCGATGTCGTTGTCGACCGCATCGTGATCAAAGAGGGCATTGCTCCACGGCTGAGCGAATCGGTCGACCTGGCGCTGCGGCACGGGGAAGAGACCTGCATTGTTTTGCGACAAGTCGATGGGGAATGGCAAGAGCATCGCTTCAGCACCCGCTTCGCCTGCGCGAGTTGCGGCATCAGCTTTGACGAATTGGAGCCGCGGACATTCAGCTTCAATTCCCCATACGGAGCCTGCCCAAAATGCGAAGGGATGGGGCACCTGATTCCCGAGTCTGCCAGCAAGAACGACGAAGAGGCGCCAAAGATTTGTGATGTTTGTAATGGCAGTCGCTTGGCACCAATCGCGCGTTCAGTGACCGTTGATGGCGTGGCGATTCATGAATTGACTGCCCAACCGATTTCGCAGGTCCATGATTTCATCTTACGATTGCTGGAATCATTACACAATTCGTCCACAAGCATCTTCAATACCGAAGCGGCCCAACTCGCGGCTGGCGGAGTGTTGGACGACGTGGAATCGCGGCTACGTTTTTTAATGCAGGTCGGCTTGGAATACTTGGCAC
Coding sequences within it:
- the rsmD gene encoding 16S rRNA (guanine(966)-N(2))-methyltransferase RsmD — protein: MRIISGKYRRRKLLANPGQTTRPIIDRVKVALFDRLEEKLQGAAVADIFAGTGSFGLEALSRGGRLAVFIEQDHRAWELLKQNVESLNAEEETLCWRTNALRSSFKPKGLDDWSPYDIVFFDPPYRFMERADETSEPYKALTRLARADVTADDALLVIRTGGRAEFAVPPEWSLQECLKPSSMALHFFVKSTDPPAPGTAEE
- a CDS encoding SDR family NAD(P)-dependent oxidoreductase, with product MSIWDRLRLDGRKLFITGGSRGLGREMALAIAEAGADVVLVGRDAESLEQTAEDIRGFGRNAHTIIGDIGQPAQAEQICRDALAEYGPFEILINNVGGRRINVPTEELPLDDWQTILDLNLTSTFLCTKIIGGAMLQLPGGGRVINNASISGMIASRNIGGRSYEASKAAVIAFTRATAADWAPQGVTVNAICPGGFMTEPNQRWAKDNPSVIESFEAAIPAGKFGEPEDLGPLAVYLASDASRYMTGATLVIDGGYTLW
- the mtnA gene encoding S-methyl-5-thioribose-1-phosphate isomerase, whose protein sequence is MATTNPTDIPRTLSWQGETTGCLRMIDQTLLPMELREIDCDSVEQVWEAIRALRVRGAPAIGVAAAYGVVLGVRSAASGSRAEFDKALDQTATYLAGSRPTAVNLFWALDRMRQFVEGHPEASPSELTALLLDEARRIDDEDRAMCAAIGRVGAELLSDGDAVLTHCNAGGLATAGDGTALSVFFAAAAAGKNIEVYVDETRPLLQGARLTQWELMQRNIPATLICDSMAGWVMKQGSVQAVVTGADRIAANGDAANKIGTYSVATLAKAHGIPFYVAAPTSTFDLALADGSQIPIEERAAEEITHGFGRQTAPDNARVFNPAFDVTDAALIAAIFTERGVIRPVTTENVRKMVGSSAADN
- the csrA gene encoding carbon storage regulator CsrA, encoding MLVLSRKKNESIVIDDNIVITVVEVRGDKVRLGIQAPKEIPVHRSEVYEAIHNHEQKTGHSGVSPAET
- a CDS encoding FHA domain-containing protein; translation: MATLIVQNGKHQGTKIPLPNREVTVGRDDKCYVRLTSGDVSRVHCSLLATNEGILIKDSGSQNGVIINGMKIEGDHMMRPGDLLKVGPVKFTMEIPQLAAPPGSADDDSIATWLAEGDTNASAADSETTEIQTVEANREHAATAELPPAEPEAKSIAEEAQDIIRRHFETKKK
- a CDS encoding response regulator transcription factor, giving the protein MVAEDFSGRALTDVVVNRILLIEADAETAQSMKTLLESQKFTVLTAKDGGQAQSIFVMRKPDFVITELILKGDTGFEICERFKQTDKTVPVLVVSEIELDQAKKLASRVGADGYLVKPVQPEVLLSKIREIAENAWWEVHSDRPREDRRVRFSCSCGKRFRVSPVHRGKSLTCPECGEPTMVPIHD
- a CDS encoding NIPSNAP family protein, whose amino-acid sequence is MKSTYRLAACGFAILAALLATTRFTTNNNSHADEPAESRIFELRTYTTNPGKLAALHARFRDHTMKLFEKHGMKNVAYWTPSDEKLADNTLIYVVSHASPEAAKASWKGFISDPQWKEAYAESIADGKLVKKVESVYMTPTDFSPMKK